A window of the Campylobacter massiliensis genome harbors these coding sequences:
- the creD gene encoding cell envelope integrity protein CreD — translation MENKIMDSVRGGFWTKPVIIFVLLLLLLIPLGFISSMISDRAYVKRTAEESIMQPVGGTLRIEGVLISVPYKKQAAIYNENGVPTVSQTTEQIMIAPQSYELSTRLDPQYLKRGIFSVPVFNGEVALKAKFAPLNFEQLNIAESDVLLSEATLILGVGSKKTFTAFPALKANGQDLAQSFAPPKYSPFGQSVHYRLPANLASGGFELAGTLSMQGGQSVSFVPVGQDNKFDVKSSWSSPSFSGGWLPKSREVTSSGFNAQWEISGLSTGVPQAWIMDGRREMGLESVEASFISPVNNYSLIARCVTYAILFLAVPFLAIFLCEIYSRARIHPIQYLLIGAADVLFYLLVLSFSEHISFLASYLVAAAAVCATILFYGSAIFRARKWGVFIALVHGVSYCLLYGILQSEDYALLMGSVMIFAVIALVMYLTRKIDWYENGLKI, via the coding sequence ATGGAAAACAAAATCATGGATAGCGTCAGAGGCGGCTTTTGGACGAAGCCCGTCATTATTTTCGTCTTGCTTTTGCTGCTACTTATCCCGCTAGGCTTCATCAGCTCGATGATCTCTGACCGTGCCTACGTCAAGCGCACCGCCGAGGAGTCCATCATGCAGCCCGTCGGCGGCACGCTTAGGATCGAGGGCGTTTTGATCTCGGTACCGTATAAAAAACAAGCGGCGATCTACAACGAAAACGGCGTACCTACGGTATCGCAGACCACCGAGCAAATCATGATAGCGCCGCAGTCCTATGAGCTATCGACCCGGCTAGATCCGCAGTATCTAAAGCGCGGTATCTTTAGCGTGCCCGTTTTTAACGGCGAAGTCGCGCTAAAAGCAAAATTTGCGCCGCTAAATTTCGAGCAGCTAAATATCGCGGAAAGCGACGTTTTGCTAAGCGAGGCGACGCTGATTTTGGGCGTAGGCAGCAAAAAGACCTTTACCGCATTTCCCGCGCTAAAAGCAAACGGACAGGATCTCGCGCAGTCTTTTGCCCCGCCTAAATACTCGCCCTTTGGGCAAAGCGTTCACTACAGGCTACCCGCAAATTTAGCAAGTGGCGGCTTTGAGCTAGCGGGCACGCTATCTATGCAGGGCGGACAGAGCGTGAGTTTCGTTCCCGTCGGGCAGGATAATAAATTTGACGTAAAATCCTCGTGGAGCTCGCCGTCTTTTAGCGGCGGCTGGCTGCCTAAATCACGCGAAGTTACTAGCAGTGGCTTTAACGCGCAGTGGGAGATCTCGGGCCTTAGCACCGGCGTCCCGCAGGCGTGGATCATGGACGGCAGGCGCGAGATGGGGCTAGAGAGCGTCGAGGCTAGCTTCATCAGCCCCGTAAACAACTACTCGCTCATCGCGCGCTGCGTGACGTACGCGATCTTGTTTTTAGCGGTGCCGTTTTTGGCAATCTTTTTGTGCGAAATTTACAGCCGCGCCCGCATCCATCCGATCCAGTACCTACTCATCGGAGCAGCCGACGTGCTGTTTTACCTGCTCGTGCTCTCGTTTTCGGAGCATATTAGCTTTTTAGCTAGCTATCTCGTTGCGGCCGCAGCCGTGTGCGCGACGATACTTTTCTACGGCTCGGCGATCTTTCGGGCTCGCAAATGGGGCGTATTTATCGCGCTCGTACACGGGGTTAGCTACTGCTTACTCTACGGTATCTTGCAGTCCGAGGACTACGCGCTTTTGATGGGCAGCGTGATGATATTTGCGGTGATAGCGTTGGTGATGTATCTGACCAGGAAGATAGACTGGTACGAAAACGGGCTGAAAATTTAG
- a CDS encoding toxin-antitoxin system YwqK family antitoxin, translating into MKNFLALFLALSFAASSQAFGGEKPSSAKQNAQILPPSELKFTSRPKLKGKQTGELEMRFSYDVERTGEYDPESRLELNNVYERIYTPDGETLFYGRLYGYIKPPLHHPQKQIVKFIKSGQERWIEIDFYHADGMHSGTLQLCLWDDINIEVKEAFDEGNVAGLYKSSNKFDVMLGIFSDNNNFSYSSSGKPRQKHFITVRSGPKEDYYENYDENGAIDNTSYQKDTVFIWIKTFYPNGRLKSLNDYENKIEREYDERGKIIRDEKF; encoded by the coding sequence ATGAAAAATTTTCTCGCGCTATTTTTAGCGCTTAGTTTTGCCGCTTCGTCGCAGGCGTTCGGCGGCGAAAAGCCAAGCTCGGCGAAGCAAAACGCTCAAATTTTACCCCCGAGCGAGCTAAAATTTACCTCGCGCCCAAAGCTAAAAGGCAAGCAAACGGGCGAGCTTGAGATGAGGTTTAGCTACGACGTAGAAAGGACGGGCGAGTACGATCCGGAAAGCCGCCTCGAGCTAAACAACGTCTATGAGCGCATCTATACTCCGGACGGCGAGACGCTGTTTTACGGCAGGCTATACGGCTACATCAAGCCGCCCTTGCATCATCCGCAAAAGCAGATCGTAAAATTTATCAAAAGCGGCCAAGAGCGCTGGATCGAGATAGATTTTTATCATGCGGACGGTATGCATAGCGGCACGCTACAGCTGTGCTTGTGGGACGATATAAACATCGAAGTCAAGGAGGCTTTTGACGAAGGCAACGTCGCCGGACTATACAAATCAAGCAATAAATTCGACGTGATGCTGGGTATCTTTTCGGACAACAACAACTTCTCCTACTCTAGTAGCGGCAAACCGCGCCAAAAGCACTTTATCACGGTGCGCTCGGGCCCCAAGGAGGATTACTACGAAAACTACGACGAAAACGGCGCGATCGACAACACGAGCTACCAAAAGGACACGGTATTTATCTGGATAAAGACTTTTTATCCAAACGGCAGACTAAAGTCGCTCAACGACTACGAAAATAAGATCGAGCGGGAGTATGATGAGAGAGGGAAAATAATAAGAGACGAGAAATTTTGA
- the tsaD gene encoding tRNA (adenosine(37)-N6)-threonylcarbamoyltransferase complex transferase subunit TsaD, which produces MILGIESSCDDSSVALLDIETLELKFHKKISQDAEHCAFGGVVPELAARLHTAALPKILEQIKAELPSVKAVAVTNEPGLSVSLVGGVAMAKALASSLRVPLIAVNHLAGHVYSLFLSQEARLPAGVLLVSGGHTMVLDIGADGAVSVLAATMDDSFGESFDKVAKMLGLGYPGGVAVEKAAQGGRERFKFTVPLLGDARTAYSFSGLKNQVRVETQKLAESGNLGAQDVADICFAFENTACKHILNKLEKIFAQRKFERFGVVGGASANLNLRSRLQALCDKYGCELICAPLEFCSDNAAMIARAGREKYLRGEFAGLDLQASPRSELKRI; this is translated from the coding sequence CTGATTTTGGGTATAGAAAGCAGCTGCGACGACAGCTCGGTGGCGCTGCTCGACATAGAAACGCTGGAGCTAAAATTTCACAAAAAAATCTCGCAGGATGCCGAGCACTGCGCATTTGGCGGAGTGGTACCGGAGCTGGCCGCCAGGCTTCACACCGCCGCGCTGCCTAAAATTTTAGAGCAGATCAAAGCAGAACTACCCAGCGTAAAAGCCGTCGCCGTCACAAATGAGCCGGGGCTCTCCGTGAGCCTGGTGGGCGGAGTCGCGATGGCAAAGGCGCTCGCCTCGTCGCTGCGCGTGCCGCTAATCGCCGTAAATCACCTCGCCGGGCACGTGTATTCGCTATTTTTGTCGCAGGAGGCGCGGCTGCCCGCGGGCGTTCTGCTAGTTAGCGGCGGGCACACGATGGTGCTAGATATCGGCGCGGACGGGGCCGTGAGCGTGCTGGCGGCTACGATGGATGATAGCTTTGGCGAGAGCTTTGACAAGGTCGCAAAGATGCTGGGGCTGGGGTATCCGGGCGGCGTAGCGGTCGAAAAGGCGGCACAGGGGGGGCGCGAGAGGTTTAAATTTACTGTGCCGCTACTTGGCGATGCGCGCACGGCGTATAGCTTCTCGGGGCTCAAAAATCAGGTCCGAGTCGAAACCCAAAAGCTCGCCGAAAGCGGAAATCTCGGCGCACAGGACGTTGCCGACATCTGTTTTGCCTTTGAAAATACGGCTTGCAAGCATATTTTAAACAAGCTGGAAAAGATCTTTGCCCAGCGTAAATTTGAGCGTTTTGGCGTCGTGGGCGGAGCGAGCGCGAACCTAAATCTGCGCTCCCGTTTGCAAGCTCTGTGCGATAAATACGGCTGTGAGCTCATCTGCGCGCCGCTGGAGTTTTGCTCCGATAACGCCGCGATGATCGCGCGCGCCGGACGCGAAAAATACCTGCGCGGCGAGTTTGCGGGGCTTGATCTGCAGGCTAGTCCTAGAAGCGAGCTAAAGAGGATTTAG
- a CDS encoding 3'(2'),5'-bisphosphate nucleotidase CysQ family protein encodes MQNLNELLLLAKLAATKAGDEIMKFYAHKGFDDEILAARSTLHESARNKNGRDFEVNLKTDHSPVTSADLAANAAIFETLKSSQIPICSEEKILGESARTFWLIDPLDGTKDFIGGSGEFCVCIALIEDGRPALGVIYVPVTGEIYSAAKGGRTQKEPYKNGSFIPQTLAVNERAPQTIISGKRGKNVTAGKLATALNFDIARLSSAIKYCRIAENLAGAYMRYSPSSIWDNAAGEMIAAGTGAKMIDLATLKAPIYDAASLKNNEFIVIAKDFLAREDEILRAIKELNL; translated from the coding sequence ATGCAAAATTTAAACGAACTATTACTCTTAGCCAAACTTGCGGCTACAAAAGCAGGCGACGAGATAATGAAATTTTACGCCCACAAGGGCTTTGACGACGAGATTTTAGCAGCTCGTTCAACCTTGCACGAAAGCGCGCGCAATAAAAACGGCCGGGATTTTGAGGTAAATTTAAAAACCGATCATTCGCCCGTGACCTCGGCCGATCTTGCGGCAAACGCCGCGATATTTGAAACGCTAAAAAGCTCACAAATCCCGATCTGCTCGGAGGAAAAGATTTTGGGCGAGTCCGCGCGGACGTTTTGGCTCATCGATCCGCTAGACGGCACGAAGGATTTTATCGGCGGTAGCGGCGAGTTTTGCGTCTGCATCGCGCTCATAGAGGACGGTCGCCCTGCCCTCGGCGTTATCTACGTGCCCGTTACCGGCGAAATTTATAGCGCGGCAAAGGGCGGACGAACGCAAAAAGAGCCTTATAAAAACGGCTCATTTATCCCGCAAACTCTAGCCGTAAACGAGAGAGCGCCGCAAACGATAATCAGCGGCAAACGCGGCAAAAACGTAACGGCGGGCAAGCTCGCGACTGCTCTAAATTTTGACATCGCGCGGCTAAGCTCGGCGATCAAATACTGCCGCATCGCCGAAAATCTTGCGGGCGCATACATGCGCTACTCGCCAAGCTCTATCTGGGACAACGCCGCTGGCGAGATGATCGCTGCGGGCACGGGAGCAAAGATGATCGATCTAGCGACGCTCAAAGCGCCGATCTACGACGCCGCCTCGCTAAAAAATAACGAATTTATCGTCATCGCAAAGGATTTTTTAGCCCGAGAGGATGAAATCTTACGAGCGATAAAAGAGCTAAATTTATAA
- a CDS encoding citrate synthase, producing MSDTVTLTDNRNGKSYDFPILHGTMGPDVIDISTFFSDTGMFTFDRGYTSTAMCKSTITYIDGLKGELMYRGYDIAYLAEHKTFIDVAYLLLNRELPNDQQYDAFKLELKKRSFIHEGMMKLFDAFPDKAHPMAILQAAVSALSAFYSDHLNMDKPEEYHEMAMRIIAKIPTIAAFSYRFSRGLPIIYPNLDRGFTENFLYMMRSYPYEHVNLRPIEVKALDTVFMLHADHEQNASTTTVRTVGSTHAHPYACIAAGIGALWGWAHGGANEGVIRQLEQIGSVENVDKYIARAKDKNDPFRLMGFGHRVYKNFDPRAKVLKSMCDQLFDEIGINTELLKIAKKIEEIALNDEYFISRNLYPNVDFYSGLILKALSIPNDMFAVIFVIGRIPGWISQWIELKEQESIKIVRPRQLYVGETNRTPK from the coding sequence ATGAGCGATACGGTTACGTTAACCGACAACAGAAACGGCAAAAGCTACGACTTTCCGATACTTCATGGCACCATGGGGCCCGACGTCATCGACATCTCGACCTTTTTTAGCGATACGGGGATGTTTACGTTTGACCGCGGCTACACCTCGACGGCGATGTGCAAAAGCACGATAACCTACATCGACGGACTAAAAGGTGAGCTGATGTACCGCGGCTACGACATCGCCTATCTTGCCGAGCACAAGACTTTCATCGACGTGGCGTATCTACTGCTAAACAGGGAGCTACCCAACGATCAGCAGTACGATGCCTTTAAACTCGAGCTTAAAAAACGCAGTTTCATCCACGAGGGCATGATGAAGCTCTTTGACGCATTTCCGGATAAGGCGCACCCGATGGCGATCCTGCAGGCGGCAGTCTCGGCGCTTTCTGCGTTTTACTCCGACCACCTAAACATGGACAAGCCCGAGGAGTACCACGAGATGGCGATGCGAATAATCGCCAAAATCCCGACCATCGCGGCGTTTTCTTATAGATTTTCGCGCGGATTGCCGATCATTTATCCAAATTTAGACCGCGGCTTTACGGAAAATTTCCTATACATGATGAGGAGCTACCCGTACGAGCACGTAAATTTGCGCCCGATCGAGGTCAAGGCGCTTGATACGGTCTTTATGCTGCACGCCGATCACGAGCAAAACGCCTCCACGACGACCGTACGCACGGTGGGCTCGACGCACGCGCACCCGTATGCGTGTATCGCTGCGGGTATAGGAGCGCTATGGGGCTGGGCTCACGGCGGCGCGAACGAAGGCGTCATCCGCCAGCTAGAGCAGATCGGCTCGGTAGAAAATGTCGATAAATACATCGCCCGCGCCAAAGACAAAAACGATCCGTTTAGGCTAATGGGCTTTGGTCACCGCGTGTATAAAAACTTCGATCCGCGCGCAAAGGTGCTAAAATCTATGTGCGACCAGCTGTTTGACGAGATCGGCATAAACACCGAGCTTCTAAAAATCGCCAAAAAGATCGAAGAGATCGCGCTAAACGACGAGTATTTCATCTCGCGCAACCTCTACCCGAACGTCGATTTTTACTCGGGGCTGATTTTAAAGGCGCTTAGTATACCAAACGATATGTTTGCGGTTATTTTCGTCATCGGTAGGATCCCCGGCTGGATTAGCCAATGGATAGAGCTAAAAGAGCAGGAGAGTATCAAGATCGTACGTCCAAGGCAGCTGTACGTCGGAGAGACGAACAGAACGCCGAAATAA